In the genome of Rhodoferax fermentans, one region contains:
- a CDS encoding PTS transporter subunit IIC produces the protein MQSLQAFLTAFFSFKAYVMLPIIIFFIALAVRLPLRQVVLSTVSLAAGFAGVFIAFNFFVSNISPAVQQLTSVRGLNFPVLDVGWPPLAAITWASPLAAISIPLVLVANLLMLALGWTRTIYIDIWNYWHFALMGALVMAVTGSMALGLSAVLVIAVFCFKMTEWTAPDVERETGLVGISASPVSVNGLVPYAVCVDWLLDRIPVIKRLNYNPHSKGDEPSVGSGFDLLGEPMIIGAVMGLVLAMAAGYDLGATLELAVHISAVMFLLPKSAGLIGDAMMPVTVALRDQVTRFFPHRKNLIVAMDTGFLMHHKSVMVTGLILMMLAVLIALVLPGNKVLPLGDLPNLFSVMSLSVLIFRGNVFRAVVAGVPVIITFLLIASNMAPLYTKLARETPSFDSAGLGLITAFTDGGHQVRFLIYSIYRGELWAMLSLPLLLAAIYMVWWRFQSSTPK, from the coding sequence ATGCAGTCTCTCCAAGCGTTTTTGACGGCCTTTTTCAGTTTCAAGGCCTATGTGATGCTGCCCATCATCATCTTCTTCATTGCGCTGGCGGTCCGGCTGCCGCTGCGCCAGGTAGTGCTCAGCACGGTCAGCTTGGCGGCCGGGTTTGCCGGGGTGTTCATCGCCTTCAACTTCTTTGTGTCCAACATCAGCCCGGCGGTGCAGCAGCTCACCAGCGTGCGCGGGCTCAATTTCCCGGTGCTGGACGTGGGCTGGCCACCCTTGGCCGCCATCACCTGGGCCTCGCCGCTGGCGGCTATTTCGATCCCGCTGGTGCTGGTGGCCAATCTGCTGATGCTGGCTTTGGGCTGGACCCGCACCATTTACATTGACATCTGGAACTACTGGCACTTTGCGTTGATGGGTGCGCTGGTGATGGCGGTCACTGGCAGCATGGCGCTGGGCTTGTCAGCCGTGTTGGTGATTGCGGTGTTTTGTTTCAAGATGACCGAATGGACCGCGCCCGATGTGGAGCGCGAAACTGGTCTGGTGGGTATTTCGGCCTCCCCTGTCTCGGTCAACGGATTGGTGCCTTACGCCGTGTGTGTGGACTGGCTGCTGGACCGTATTCCGGTGATCAAGCGCTTGAACTACAACCCCCACAGCAAAGGCGATGAGCCGTCGGTGGGCAGTGGTTTTGACCTGCTGGGCGAGCCGATGATCATTGGTGCCGTGATGGGCCTGGTTTTGGCCATGGCTGCGGGTTATGACTTGGGTGCCACGCTGGAATTGGCGGTGCACATTTCAGCGGTGATGTTCTTGCTGCCCAAGAGTGCCGGGCTGATTGGTGACGCGATGATGCCGGTAACCGTGGCCTTGCGCGATCAGGTGACGCGGTTTTTTCCGCATCGCAAAAATCTGATTGTGGCGATGGACACCGGTTTTCTGATGCACCACAAGTCGGTGATGGTCACCGGGCTGATCCTGATGATGCTGGCGGTGCTGATTGCGCTGGTGCTGCCTGGCAACAAAGTCTTGCCGCTGGGCGATTTGCCGAACCTGTTCTCGGTGATGTCTTTGTCTGTGCTGATTTTTCGTGGCAATGTGTTTCGCGCGGTGGTGGCCGGTGTGCCGGTCATCATCACGTTCTTGCTGATTGCTTCCAATATGGCGCCGCTCTACACCAAACTGGCCAGAGAGACACCGTCTTTCGATTCTGCCGGACTGGGCCTGATCACCGCGTTTACCGACGGTGGGCACCAGGTGCGTTTCCTGATTTATTCAATCTACCGGGGCGAGTTGTGGGCGATGCTGTCGCTGCCTTTGTTGTTGGCGGCGATTTATATGGTGTGGTGGCGTTTTCAAAGCAGCACCCCCAAGTAA